One Rhododendron vialii isolate Sample 1 chromosome 2a, ASM3025357v1 genomic region harbors:
- the LOC131315556 gene encoding EG45-like domain containing protein 2 isoform X2: protein MSKAPQLLMPCTLFLLAQLFCFFHFSLGDIGTAATYSPPYTPTACYGNDASQFPSSNLFGAAGEGIWDNGAACGRQYKVRCISATVPRTCIPNKTIQIRIVDRAQTSVSKPTRGGTTMVLTTTAFGTIANGSPASINIEFQEV, encoded by the exons ATGTCGAAAGCTCCTCAGCTGCTCATGCCATGCACCCTATTCTTATTAGCTCAGCTCTTCTGcttcttccatttctctctTGGCGATATTGGAACTGCTGCTACCTATTCCCCACCCTATACAC CCACGGCTTGCTATGGGAATGATGCCTCTCAATTCCCATCAAGCAACCTATTCGGGGCGGCCGGAGAGGGTATATGGGACAATGGGGCAGCTTGTGGGCGGCAATACAAGGTTAGGTGCATAAGCGCCACCGTGCCCAGAACTTGCATTCCAAACAAAACGATTCAGATCAGGATTGTCGATCGCGCGCAAACTTCGGTTTCTAAGCCAACGAGGGGCGGCACCACCATGGTCCTCACCACGACTGCCTTCGGAACAATCGCCAATGGATCACCCGCGTCAATCAACATAGAATTTCAAGA GGTTTGA
- the LOC131315868 gene encoding 26S proteasome regulatory subunit 8 homolog A-like, which translates to MATAAIETKQQPAPASSMEACSSTRAKQGEGLRQYYLLHIHDLQLQVRQKSHNLSRLEAQRNDLNSKVRMLKEELQLLQEAGSYVGEVVKVMGKSKVLVKVHPEGKYVVDIDKNIDITKLTPSTRVALRNDSYVLHLVLPSKVDPLVNLMKVEKVPDSTYDMIGGLDQQIKEIKEVIELPIKHPELFESLGIAQPKGVLLYGPPGTGKTLLARAVAHHTDCTFIRVSGSELVQKYIGEGSRMVRELFVMAREHAPSIIFMDEIDSIGSARMESGSGNGDSEVQRTMLELLNQLDGFEASNKIKVLMATNRIDILDHALLRPGRIDRKIEFPNPNGESRWDILKIHSRRMNLMRGIDLKKIAEKMNGASGAELKAVCTEAGMFALRERRVHVTQEDFEMAVAKVMKKDTEKNMSLRKLWK; encoded by the exons ATGGCGACAGCAGCGATCGAAACCAAACAACAACCAGCCCCAGCATCGTCCATGGAGGCGTGCAGTTCCACCAGAGCAAAGCAAGGCGAGGGTTTGAGGCAGTACTACCTCCTACACATCCACGATCTTCAGCTCCAGGTTCGCCAGAAGTCTCACAATCTCAGTCGCCTCGAAGCTCAGCGCAACGATCTCAATTCTAAAG TGAGGATGCTTAAAGAAGAACTGCAGCTGCTTCAAGAGGCCGGCTCATACGTTGGTGAGGTGGTCAAAGTTATGGGGAAATCGAAGGTTCTAGTGAAG GTTCATCCAGAAGGGAAGTATGTTGTTGATATCGACAAGAACATTGACATCACTAAACTCACACCATCAACCAGAGTTGCCCTTCGCAATGACAGCTATGTGCTTCACTTGGTATTGCCCAGTAAAGTAGATCCTCTAGTGAACCTAATGAAAGTTGAGAAAGTTCCAGATTCTACATATGACATGATTGGTGGCCTTGACCAGCAAATCAAAGAGATAAAGGAG GTCATCGAGTTACCAATCAAACATCCGGAACTATTTGAGAGTCTTGGAATAGCCCAACCAAAG GGAGTTCTGCTCTATGGCCCTCCGGGTACCGGGAAAACACTTTTGGCTAGGGCAGTGGCTCATCATACTGATTGTACTTTTATAAGGGTTTCTGGCTCTGAGTTGGTTCAGAAGTATATTGGTGAGGGCTCTCGAATGGTTAGAGAACTTTTTGTTATGGCCAG AGAACATGCTCCATCTATCATATTCATGGATGAAATTGACAGTATTGGATCTGCTCGAATGGAATCTGGATCTGGCAATGGTGATAGTGAAGTGCAACGGACTATGTTGGAACTTCTCAATCAACTGGATGGTTTTGAAGCATCTAacaaaattaaa GTTTTGATGGCTACAAATCGGATCGACATTCTGGATCATGCCCTCCTGAGGCCTGGAAGGATAGACAGGAAAATAGAGTTCCCAAATCCCAATGGAGAG TCCCGTTGGGATATCTTGAAAATACACTCTAGAAGAATGAACTTAATGCGTGGGATTGATTTGAAGAAGATAGCTGAGAAGATGAATGGCGCATCTGGTGCAGAACTAAAG GCGGTTTGCACGGAAGCTGGTATGTTTGCACTGAGGGAGAGAAGGGTTCATGTAACCCAGGAAGATTTCGAAATGGCGGTGGCTAAAGTAATGAAGAAAGATACCGAGAAAAACATGTCGTTGCGGAAGCTTTGGAAGTGA